The genomic DNA GCGAGACCGCCCTGGAGCAGGCCGCGGCGGTGCTGCGTACCCTGCCCCGCGCAGGCCAGGTGATCGCCGTGGCCGCCGATGTCACCACCGAAGCAGGACGGGCCGCCGTGCTGGCGGCCTGCCCGCAGGTGGACATCCTGGTCACCAACGCCGCTGGCCCGCCTGCCGGTGATTTCCGCACCTTCGAGCGCGATGACTGGATCGCCGCGCTGGATGCCAACATGCTCGCACCGATAGCCCTGATCCGCGCCACGGTGGATGCGATGATGGCGCGCGGTTTCGGCCGCATCGTCAACATCACGTCGTCATCGGTGAAGGCGCCGATCGACATTCTGGCGCTGTCCAATGGTGCGCGTTCCGGGCTCACCGGCTTCGTCGCGGGGCTGGCACGGCGTACGGTGGCGGCCAACGTCACCATCAACAACCTGTTGCCTGGCCAGTTCGATACCGACCGCCTGCGTGGCAACTTCGCCTTCCTGGCCGAGCAGCAGGGCGGGGACATGGAGTCGATCGCCGCGCAGAAACGCGACCACATCCCGGCAGGGCGCTTTGGCCAGCCGGATGAGTTCGGCGCCGCCTGTGCTTTCCTGTGCAGCCTGCAGGCCGGCTACCTTACCGGGCAGAACCTGCTGATCGACGGCGGCGCCTACCCCGGAACGTTCTGACGCCGCACCGTTTTTCATCGAGATCCGCATGGACCCCCGTACCGACCACCGCCACCTTCGCCGCGCCTTTTCGCGGGCCGCCACGACCTACGACGAAGCGGCTGCACTGCCGCGCGAGGTGCGTCAGCGCCTGATGGAGTCGCTGGACTATCTGGAAACGCGCAGCCCGGAGGTCGTGCTGGACGTGGGGGCCGGTACCGGCCATGCCAGCGCCCTGATCAAGAAGCGCTGGCCGAAAGCGCAGGTGATCGCGCTGGACGTGGCGATGCCGATGCTGCACGAAGCCAGGCGGCAGGCGGGTTGGTGGAAGCCGTTCCAGCGCCTGTGCGCCGACGCGGCTGCGCTGCCGCTGGCCGACAACAGCGTGGATGTGATCTTCAGCAACCTGTGCCTGCAGTATGTAGACGAACTGCCGGCCGTCTTCGCCGGGTTCCGCCG from Stenotrophomonas sp. 169 includes the following:
- a CDS encoding SDR family oxidoreductase, giving the protein MDLGIAGRWALVCGASKGLGLGCARALAAEGVNVVIVARGETALEQAAAVLRTLPRAGQVIAVAADVTTEAGRAAVLAACPQVDILVTNAAGPPAGDFRTFERDDWIAALDANMLAPIALIRATVDAMMARGFGRIVNITSSSVKAPIDILALSNGARSGLTGFVAGLARRTVAANVTINNLLPGQFDTDRLRGNFAFLAEQQGGDMESIAAQKRDHIPAGRFGQPDEFGAACAFLCSLQAGYLTGQNLLIDGGAYPGTF